A section of the Acanthochromis polyacanthus isolate Apoly-LR-REF ecotype Palm Island chromosome 1, KAUST_Apoly_ChrSc, whole genome shotgun sequence genome encodes:
- the LOC110955846 gene encoding alcohol dehydrogenase 1-like isoform X4, translated as MATAGKVIKCKAAVAWEPNKPLVIEEIEVAPPKANEVRIKIVATAVCRSDLYFLSEFMPKENFPIVLGHEAAGIVESVGPGVTEFQTGDKVIPLFLPQCRECRFCKSPKSNHCDNSVLIGANNTMAESDSRFTCKDKKVRQFMGTGTFSEYTVMNQIAVAKIDPAAPLDKVCLLGCGISTGYGAAVNTAQVEPGSTCAVFGLGAVGLAAVMGCYAAGAKRIIAVDINPEKFEKAKVFGATDVINPKDHNKPIHEVLIEMTNGGVDYSLECIGNVEVMRSALESCIKGWGVSVIVGVTDMHDFAARPIQLIAGRTWKGSLFGGFKGKDDIPQMVKAYMDKKVKLDEFITHNMTLDQINDAIELMKHGKCIRCVMSFSPQ; from the exons ATGGCTACAGCTGGTAAG GTGATCAAGTGCAAGGCAGCAGTAGCCTGGGAGCCCAACAAACCTCTGGTGATTGAGGAGATTGAAGTGGCTCCACCTAAGGCCAACGAGGTCCGCATCAAG ATTGTGGCAACAGCAGTGTGCCGTTCAGACCTTTACTTCCTTTCGGAGTTTATGCCTAAGGAAAACTTTCCCATAGTGTTGGGCCATGAGGCAGCCGGCATCGTAGAGAGTGTCGGACCTGGAGTCACGGAATTTCAGACAG GAGACAAGGTGATTCCTCTGTTTCTCCCCCAATGCAGAGAATGTCGCTTCTGTAAGAGTCCAAAATCCAACCACTGTGATAATTCAGT GCTGATTGGTGCTAATAATACCATGGCAGAGTCAGACTCCAGGTTTACCTGTAAGGACAAGAAGGTGCGGCAGTTTATGGGAACCGGCACCTTCTCTGAGTACACTGTGATGAACCAGATCGCTGTGGCCAAGATTgatcctgcagctcctctggaCAAAGTCTGTCTCCTTGGCTGTGGGATCTCCACTGGATATGGAGCAGCAGTAAATACTGCTCAG GTTGAACCAGGATCCACATGTGCTGTGTTTGGTCTGGGAGCTGTGGGTTTGGCTGCAGTCATGGGCTGTTATGCTGCAGGAGCAAAGAGAATTATAGCTGTTGACATCAATCCAGAGAAGTTTGAGAAGGCCAAGGTGTTTGGTGCTACTGACGTCATCAACCCCAAAGACCACAATAAGCCCATCCATGAGGTGCTGATTGAGATGACCAATGGAGGAGTGGACTACTCCCTGGAATGCATTGGGAATGTGGAAGTCATG CGCAGTGCTTTGGAGTCTTGTATCAAAGGTTGGGGTGTTTCCGTGATTGTTGGCGTGACAGACATGCATGACTTTGCTGCTCGTCCCATTCAGCTCATTGCTGGACGGACATGGAAGGGATCCCTGTTTGGAG GATTTAAGGGTAAGGATGACATTCCACAGATGGTTAAAGCATACATGGATAAGAAGGTGAAGCTGGATGAGTTCATCACTCACAACATGACTTTGGACCAAATCAATGACGCCATCGAACTGATGAAGCATGGCAAATG
- the LOC110955846 gene encoding alcohol dehydrogenase 1-like isoform X2: MATAGKVIKCKAAVAWEPNKPLVIEEIEVAPPKANEVRIKIVATAVCRSDLYFLSEFMPKENFPIVLGHEAAGIVESVGPGVTEFQTGDKVIPLFLPQCRECRFCKSPKSNHCDNSVLIGANNTMAESDSRFTCKDKKVRQFMGTGTFSEYTVMNQIAVAKIDPAAPLDKVCLLGCGISTGYGAAVNTAQVEPGSTCAVFGLGAVGLAAVMGCYAAGAKRIIAVDINPEKFEKAKVFGATDVINPKDHNKPIHEVLIEMTNGGVDYSLECIGNVEVMRSALESCIKGWGVSVIVGVTDMHDFAARPIQLIAGRTWKGSLFGGFKGKDDIPQMVKAYMDKKVKLDEFITHNMTLDQINDAIELMKHGKCIRTVMSVSPQ, from the exons ATGGCTACAGCTGGTAAG GTGATCAAGTGCAAGGCAGCAGTAGCCTGGGAGCCCAACAAACCTCTGGTGATTGAGGAGATTGAAGTGGCTCCACCTAAGGCCAACGAGGTCCGCATCAAG ATTGTGGCAACAGCAGTGTGCCGTTCAGACCTTTACTTCCTTTCGGAGTTTATGCCTAAGGAAAACTTTCCCATAGTGTTGGGCCATGAGGCAGCCGGCATCGTAGAGAGTGTCGGACCTGGAGTCACGGAATTTCAGACAG GAGACAAGGTGATTCCTCTGTTTCTCCCCCAATGCAGAGAATGTCGCTTCTGTAAGAGTCCAAAATCCAACCACTGTGATAATTCAGT GCTGATTGGTGCTAATAATACCATGGCAGAGTCAGACTCCAGGTTTACCTGTAAGGACAAGAAGGTGCGGCAGTTTATGGGAACCGGCACCTTCTCTGAGTACACTGTGATGAACCAGATCGCTGTGGCCAAGATTgatcctgcagctcctctggaCAAAGTCTGTCTCCTTGGCTGTGGGATCTCCACTGGATATGGAGCAGCAGTAAATACTGCTCAG GTTGAACCAGGATCCACATGTGCTGTGTTTGGTCTGGGAGCTGTGGGTTTGGCTGCAGTCATGGGCTGTTATGCTGCAGGAGCAAAGAGAATTATAGCTGTTGACATCAATCCAGAGAAGTTTGAGAAGGCCAAGGTGTTTGGTGCTACTGACGTCATCAACCCCAAAGACCACAATAAGCCCATCCATGAGGTGCTGATTGAGATGACCAATGGAGGAGTGGACTACTCCCTGGAATGCATTGGGAATGTGGAAGTCATG CGCAGTGCTTTGGAGTCTTGTATCAAAGGTTGGGGTGTTTCCGTGATTGTTGGCGTGACAGACATGCATGACTTTGCTGCTCGTCCCATTCAGCTCATTGCTGGACGGACATGGAAGGGATCCCTGTTTGGAG GATTTAAGGGTAAGGATGACATTCCACAGATGGTTAAAGCATACATGGATAAGAAGGTGAAGCTGGATGAGTTCATCACTCACAACATGACTTTGGACCAAATCAATGACGCCATCGAACTGATGAAGCATGGCAAATG TATCCGGACAGTGATGAGTGTTTCTCCACAATAA
- the LOC110955846 gene encoding alcohol dehydrogenase 1-like isoform X1, which translates to MATAGKVIKCKAAVAWEPNKPLVIEEIEVAPPKANEVRIKIVATAVCRSDLYFLSEFMPKENFPIVLGHEAAGIVESVGPGVTEFQTGDKVIPLFLPQCRECRFCKSPKSNHCDNSVLIGANNTMAESDSRFTCKDKKVRQFMGTGTFSEYTVMNQIAVAKIDPAAPLDKVCLLGCGISTGYGAAVNTAQVEPGSTCAVFGLGAVGLAAVMGCYAAGAKRIIAVDINPEKFEKAKVFGATDVINPKDHNKPIHEVLIEMTNGGVDYSLECIGNVEVMRSALESCIKGWGVSVIVGVTDMHDFAARPIQLIAGRTWKGSLFGGFKGKDDIPQMVKAYMDKKVKLDEFITHNMTLDQINDAIELMKHGKCIRRPETTIRASPN; encoded by the exons ATGGCTACAGCTGGTAAG GTGATCAAGTGCAAGGCAGCAGTAGCCTGGGAGCCCAACAAACCTCTGGTGATTGAGGAGATTGAAGTGGCTCCACCTAAGGCCAACGAGGTCCGCATCAAG ATTGTGGCAACAGCAGTGTGCCGTTCAGACCTTTACTTCCTTTCGGAGTTTATGCCTAAGGAAAACTTTCCCATAGTGTTGGGCCATGAGGCAGCCGGCATCGTAGAGAGTGTCGGACCTGGAGTCACGGAATTTCAGACAG GAGACAAGGTGATTCCTCTGTTTCTCCCCCAATGCAGAGAATGTCGCTTCTGTAAGAGTCCAAAATCCAACCACTGTGATAATTCAGT GCTGATTGGTGCTAATAATACCATGGCAGAGTCAGACTCCAGGTTTACCTGTAAGGACAAGAAGGTGCGGCAGTTTATGGGAACCGGCACCTTCTCTGAGTACACTGTGATGAACCAGATCGCTGTGGCCAAGATTgatcctgcagctcctctggaCAAAGTCTGTCTCCTTGGCTGTGGGATCTCCACTGGATATGGAGCAGCAGTAAATACTGCTCAG GTTGAACCAGGATCCACATGTGCTGTGTTTGGTCTGGGAGCTGTGGGTTTGGCTGCAGTCATGGGCTGTTATGCTGCAGGAGCAAAGAGAATTATAGCTGTTGACATCAATCCAGAGAAGTTTGAGAAGGCCAAGGTGTTTGGTGCTACTGACGTCATCAACCCCAAAGACCACAATAAGCCCATCCATGAGGTGCTGATTGAGATGACCAATGGAGGAGTGGACTACTCCCTGGAATGCATTGGGAATGTGGAAGTCATG CGCAGTGCTTTGGAGTCTTGTATCAAAGGTTGGGGTGTTTCCGTGATTGTTGGCGTGACAGACATGCATGACTTTGCTGCTCGTCCCATTCAGCTCATTGCTGGACGGACATGGAAGGGATCCCTGTTTGGAG GATTTAAGGGTAAGGATGACATTCCACAGATGGTTAAAGCATACATGGATAAGAAGGTGAAGCTGGATGAGTTCATCACTCACAACATGACTTTGGACCAAATCAATGACGCCATCGAACTGATGAAGCATGGCAAATG